The following are encoded in a window of Colletotrichum lupini chromosome 3, complete sequence genomic DNA:
- a CDS encoding splicing factor u2af-associated protein 2, whose protein sequence is MADQLKDPLPTFVEDFGSDERISFSKLDNKYLAVLDDGTELEFDPATSTWAEAADEPTEPLDDEDETAAQLADLSRAGAGPSYSNGGSNNPRKRKDSPTSGDAGGNGSSSGGADRQQSGGDGNGGNDNGNGRARPAKKAKPARAPPPPRQNTAVYVTGLPADATVDEVHDLFSRKAGVIAEEIDSGRPRIKMYTDEAGNFKGDALVVFFKPQSVEMAIMLLDDTEFRFEPGPAGATPRMKVQAADSSYKKTKYDEDTNSAEGGDKKGGDAAAPRPQRSTNNGDKQKIIRKTQKMAAKLADWSDDDVAAAPVESTSKRNRTVILRHMFTLAELEEDPAALVEIKEDIRDECGKLGRVTNVVLYDEEPDGVVAVKFSDTQAAQACIQLMHGRAFDGRIVEASIAKPREKFKMSRGQVSDSD, encoded by the coding sequence ATGGCTGATCAGTTGAAGGACCCTCTACCGACGTTCGTCGAGGACTTTGGCAGCGACGAGCGCATCTCCTTCTCCAAGCTTGACAACAAGTACCTGGCCGTCCTCGACGACGGCACCGAGCTCGAGTTCGACCCGGCGACATCCACGTGGGCCGAGGCCGCGGACGAACCCACAGAACCActcgacgacgaggacgagacCGCGGCGCAACTGGCAGACCTGTCGAGAGCCGGCGCCGGCCCGAGTTACAGCAATGGAGGCAGCAATAACCCCAGGAAACGGAAGGACTCGCCCACGTCAGGAGATGCGGGCGGCaacggcagcagcagcggcggcgcGGACAGACAACAGAGCGGCGGTGACGGTAATGGCGGTAACGACAACGGCAACGGCAGGGCGCGGCCAGCAAAGAAGGCGAAGCCAGCGCgcgcaccgccgccgccgcgccaGAACACAGCCGTCTACGTCACGGGTCTACCCGCCGATGCGACTGTGGACGAGGTCCATGACCTCTTCTCCCGAAAAGCCGGCGTGATTGCCGAGGAGATTGACAGCGGCCGACCACGCATTAAGATGTACACGGACGAGGCCGGCAACTTCAAGGGCGACGCGCTCGTCGTCTTCTTCAAGCCGCAGAGCGTCGAGATGGCCATTATGCTGCTGGACGACACCGAGTTCCGCTTCGAGCCGGGTCCGGCGGGGGCAACGCCCAGGATGAAGGTCCAGGCTGCCGACTCGAGTTATAAGAAGACAAAGTACGACGAGGACACCAATAGCGCGGAAGGGGGGGATAAGAAAGGGGGAGACGCTGCTGCCCCCCGGCCACAGCGGAGCACGAACAACGGGGACAAGCAAAAGATTATCCGCAAGACGCAGAAGATGGCCGCGAAGCTGGCGGACTGGAGCGACGACGACGTGGCGGCGGCACCCGTAGAAAGCACCTCGAAGCGCAACCGGACGGTGATCCTGCGGCACATGTTCACGCTGGCGGAGTTGGAGGAGGACCCGGCGGCGCTGGTGGAGATCAAGGAGGACATTCGCGACGAGTGCGGGAAACTGGGGAGGGTTACCAACGTGGTGCTCTACGACGAGGAGCCGGACGGCGTGGTAGCGGTCAAGTTCTCGGATACGCAGGCCGCGCAGGCGTGTATCCAGCTCATGCACGGGCGGGCGTTTGACGGGCGGATCGTGGAGGCGAGTATAGCGAAGCCGAGGGAGAAGTTCAAGATGTCCAGGGGACAGGTCAGCGATAGCGACTAG
- a CDS encoding emp24/gp25L/p24 family/GOLD, with translation MFFPSVAKLLLAAGFVHSALAHNIQLPAHGRECFHESLHRDDKMTVTFQVGDREFGSAGNLDIDFWITNPQGQYETFDKSVSNGDFSFDAKHDGKYTYCFGNEHWGAHSKEVSFNVHGIVYVSETDVPADPLEVEVRHLSELLAQVKDEQSYIVLRERTHRNTAESTNSRVKWWNLFVIGLVVGESVFQVWWLRRFFEVKRVV, from the exons ATGTTCTTCCCTTCAGTCGCCAAGCTGCTCCTCGCAGCTGGCTTCGTCCACTCGGCCTTGGCCCACAACATCCAGCTGCCCGCCCACGGCCGCGAGTGCTTCCACGAGTCGCTGCACCGCGATGACAAGATGACCGTCACCTTCCAGGTCGGCGACCGCGAGTTTGGCAGCGCCGGCAACCTAGACATTGACTTCTGG ATCACGAACCCCCAAGGCCAGTACGAGACCTTTGACAAGAGTGTCTCCAACGGCGACTTCTCTTTCGACGCGAAGCACGACGGCAAGTACACCTACTGCTTCGGAAACGAGCACTGGGGCGCCCACAGCAAGGAGGTCTCCTTCAACGTCCACGGCATTGTCTACGTTAGCGAAACCGATGTCCCTGCCGACCCCCTCGAAGTTGAAG TCCGTCACCTTTCCGAGCTTCTCGCCCAGGTCAAGGATGAGCAGTCCTACATTGTCCTTCGCGAGCGCACTCACCGTAATACCGCCGAGAGCACCAACAGCAGAGTCAAGTGGTGGAACCTGTTCGTCATTGGCCTCGTCGTTGGAGAGTCCGTCTTCCAGGTGTGGTGGCTTCGCAGATTCTTCGAGGTCAAGAGGGTagtttaa
- a CDS encoding ADP-ribosylation factor, protein MTAWAVLGIPRASIARHLPSQRDFVKNRVFVPLSPLSHPLGQSCSCARACIGLDTTPQDTVERQSSPPHAPQPNPISLSLPPSTSPVHIHFFYPAISSPLFANCGSLVLTFNLDQFIIASSCLCSAPRQTLTFITARTATMGLAFSKIFDKLWGKKEMRILMVGLDAAGKTTILYKLKLGEIVTTIPTIGFNVETVEYKNIQFTVWDVGGQDKIRPLWRHYFQNTQGIIFVVDSNDRDRIVEAREELQRMLNEDELRDAILLVFANKQDLPNAMNAAEITDKLGLHSLRQRAWYIQSTCATSGDGLYEGLEWLATTLRKAGHQ, encoded by the exons ATGACAGCGTGGGCAGTTTTAGGAATCCCAAGGGCAAGTATTGCCAGACA TCTCCCGTCGCAGAGGGACTTCGTGAAGAA TCGGGTCTTCGTCCCCCTCAGTCCCCTTTCCCACCCCCTCGGCCAAAGTTGCTCTTGCGCGCGTGCCTGCATCGGTCTGGACACGACACCTCAGGATACAGTAGAAAGGCAGAGCAGCCCACCACACGCCCCCCAACCCAATCCAATATCCCTATCCCTCCCTCCCTCCACGTCGCCTGTCCACATCCACTTCTTCTATCCCGCTATCTCCTCTCCTCTATTTGCGAATTGCGGCAGCCTGGTTCTCACCTTCAACCTTGACCAGTTCATCATCGCATCATCTTGCCTTTGCTCAGCGCCCAGGCAGACTTTG ACGTTCATCACAGCCCGAACCGCAACCATGGGTCTCGCATTTTCCAAGATCTTCGACAAGCTTTGGGGAAAGAAGGAGATGAGAATTCTGATGGTCGGTCTTGACGCCGCCGGAAAGACTACGATTCTCTACAAGCTCAAGCTCGGTGAAATCGTCACGACCATTCCTACCATTG GTTTCAACGTCGAGACCGTCGAGTACAAGAACATCCAGTTCACCGTGTGGGATGTCGGTGGTCAGGACAAGATTCGTCCTCTGTGGAGACATTACTTCCAGAACACCCAGGGTATCATCTTCGTCGTCGACAGCAACGATCGCGACCGTATCGTCGAGGCCCGTGAGGAGCTCCAGCGCATGCTCAACGAGGACGAGCTGCGGGATGCCATTCTCCTGGTCTTCGCCAACAAGCAGGATTTGCCC AACGCCATGAACGCCGCCGAGATCACAGACAAGCTTGGCCTTCACTCCCTGAGACAACGCGCCTGG TACAT